The following are encoded in a window of Mumia flava genomic DNA:
- a CDS encoding FAD-binding oxidoreductase: MTESDLPPVPMLPGRWGDPARAAELPESLRAALAAFGVSAPGDPVALDDVALPDPLDEALAVRVRAIVGDEGVRLDRDARLAHTRGYSTPDLLRLRAGDATQAPDAVVTPSDHETVVALLELCASARIAVVPFGGGTSVVGGLAPQRGRFAAVIALDLSAIDHAEEVDEVARTVRLGAGLRTVAAEAHLAARGWTLGHFPQSYEGATIGGHAATRSAGQASAGYGRFDEMVVGLRLATPTGTLEVGTAPRSAAGPDLRQLVLGSEGALGVITEVRVVVRPRPEARVYEGWRFASFDAGVEALRSLAQDGPLPTVLRLSDEAETAVNLADPAGAGGPAPTGALAITGLEGAADGVARTREQLERRMRDLGAEPLGTAPGESWRTGRYHAPYLRDALLDAGAMVETLETATFWSDLARLRHAVTDTLVASLTAHDSPPIVLCHVSHVYPSGASLYFTVACRQDDDPVDTWFEAKDAVGQAIRAVGATITHHHGVGTDHTAPYAAEIGPLGTRILAAVKDEVDPEGVLNPGVLIQARGGHSG, encoded by the coding sequence ATGACCGAGTCCGATCTCCCGCCCGTCCCGATGCTGCCCGGACGCTGGGGCGATCCCGCCCGCGCCGCCGAGCTGCCCGAGTCGCTGCGCGCAGCGCTGGCGGCGTTCGGAGTCTCCGCCCCGGGCGACCCCGTCGCCCTCGACGACGTCGCGCTGCCGGACCCGCTCGACGAGGCGCTCGCCGTACGGGTGCGCGCGATCGTGGGCGACGAGGGCGTGCGGCTCGACCGGGACGCCCGGCTCGCGCACACCCGCGGCTACTCGACCCCGGACCTGCTGCGGCTGCGCGCCGGCGACGCGACCCAGGCACCGGACGCCGTCGTGACGCCCTCCGACCACGAGACGGTCGTGGCCCTGCTCGAGCTCTGCGCCTCCGCCCGGATCGCGGTCGTGCCGTTCGGGGGCGGCACGAGCGTCGTCGGAGGCCTCGCACCGCAGCGCGGCCGGTTCGCCGCCGTGATCGCGCTCGACCTGTCCGCGATCGACCATGCCGAGGAGGTCGACGAGGTCGCACGGACGGTCCGCCTCGGTGCGGGCCTCCGGACGGTCGCGGCCGAGGCCCACCTCGCCGCCCGCGGGTGGACCCTCGGCCACTTCCCCCAGTCCTACGAGGGCGCGACGATCGGCGGTCACGCGGCCACCCGCTCGGCGGGCCAGGCGTCGGCGGGGTACGGACGCTTCGACGAGATGGTCGTCGGGCTGCGGCTGGCCACCCCGACCGGCACCCTCGAGGTCGGCACCGCACCCCGGTCGGCTGCCGGGCCCGACCTGCGCCAGCTGGTCCTCGGGTCCGAGGGTGCGCTCGGCGTGATCACCGAGGTCCGGGTCGTCGTCCGGCCCCGACCCGAGGCCCGGGTGTACGAGGGCTGGCGGTTCGCGAGCTTCGACGCCGGGGTGGAGGCGCTGCGGTCGCTGGCCCAGGACGGTCCCCTGCCGACCGTGCTCCGGCTGTCCGACGAGGCGGAGACCGCCGTGAACCTCGCCGACCCGGCCGGCGCCGGCGGCCCGGCACCGACCGGGGCGCTCGCGATCACCGGGCTCGAGGGCGCCGCGGACGGCGTCGCGCGGACCCGTGAGCAGCTCGAGCGGCGGATGCGCGACCTCGGTGCGGAGCCGCTCGGCACCGCACCCGGCGAGTCCTGGCGAACCGGCCGCTACCACGCCCCGTACCTGCGCGACGCGCTCCTCGACGCCGGCGCGATGGTCGAGACGCTCGAGACGGCGACGTTCTGGAGCGACCTGGCCCGACTGCGCCACGCCGTCACCGACACGCTGGTCGCCTCGCTGACGGCGCACGACAGCCCGCCGATCGTGCTCTGCCACGTCTCGCACGTCTACCCCAGCGGTGCGTCGCTCTACTTCACGGTCGCGTGCCGGCAGGACGACGACCCCGTCGACACCTGGTTCGAGGCGAAGGACGCCGTCGGTCAGGCGATCCGGGCCGTCGGAGCCACGATCACCCACCACCACGGAGTCGGGACCGACCACACCGCGCCGTACGCCGCGGAGATCGGGCCGCTGGGCACCCGGATCCTCGCTGCGGTGAAGGACGAGGTCGACCCCGAGGGGGTGCTCAACCCGGGCGTGCTGATCCAGGCCCGCGGCGGGCACTCCGGGTAG
- a CDS encoding BCCT family transporter — protein MTSDGDEAARSTAGAPGGGAGKHRVRPRLTSWSEYALTPRRTRRPGTGQERPVDRVVFGITAVLSVGFVVWGIAATDSLTTVADEAQSWVIGRTGWLYVVAASYFVVFVIWLAASRYGRIPLGDDDEEPEFRTTSWIAMMFSAGMGIGLMFWGVAEPLSHYVAPPPGTSDPETIDAVQTAMATTMFHWALQPWAMYAVVGVAIAYSTFRRGRSQLISSVFRPLIGPRADGPVGKLIDVLAIFATLFGSAVSLGLGALQIGSGLEFLGWADNVGTDLLVAIITVLTICFIASAVSGLARGVQALANVNMWLAVALAVFVFVAGPTLFILNMLPTALGDYLTDYTAMASRTDVSGGAEMQTWLSQWTIFYWAWWISWTPFVGLFIARISRGRTIREFVTGVLLVPCLVSLVWFAIFGTAGIDAERTSGGLTDADGAVDSDFALFRLLEQYPLESVTAVLVMLLVAIFFVSGADAASIVMGSLSQHGAVEPGRSIVVFWGVATGAVAAIMLVLGGADALNGLQSVTVVTSLPFAVVMLLLTIALAKDLRTDRLSVRRDIAYELVREAVSTGIDEHGPDFVIATTPVTRGPQDPEPSARQGPSPAAPDPEPDADPGDRDGPG, from the coding sequence GTGACGAGCGACGGTGACGAAGCGGCCCGGTCGACCGCCGGCGCGCCCGGGGGAGGGGCCGGGAAGCACCGCGTCCGGCCGAGGCTCACGTCGTGGTCGGAGTACGCCCTGACCCCGCGCCGGACCCGCAGGCCGGGCACGGGTCAGGAGCGGCCCGTCGACCGGGTCGTGTTCGGCATCACCGCCGTGCTGTCGGTCGGGTTCGTGGTGTGGGGCATCGCAGCCACCGACTCGCTCACCACGGTCGCCGACGAGGCGCAGAGCTGGGTGATCGGCCGGACCGGATGGCTGTACGTCGTCGCGGCGAGCTACTTCGTGGTGTTCGTGATCTGGCTCGCGGCGTCGCGCTACGGGCGGATCCCGCTCGGTGACGACGACGAGGAGCCGGAGTTCCGGACGACCTCGTGGATCGCGATGATGTTCAGCGCGGGGATGGGCATCGGTCTGATGTTCTGGGGGGTCGCCGAGCCGCTGTCGCACTACGTGGCGCCGCCCCCGGGGACCAGTGACCCCGAGACGATCGACGCGGTGCAGACGGCGATGGCGACGACCATGTTCCACTGGGCGCTGCAGCCGTGGGCGATGTACGCCGTGGTCGGGGTCGCGATCGCCTACAGCACCTTCCGACGCGGACGGTCGCAGCTGATCTCGTCGGTCTTCCGTCCGCTGATCGGACCGCGGGCTGACGGACCGGTGGGCAAGCTCATCGACGTGCTCGCGATCTTCGCGACGCTGTTCGGGTCCGCGGTCTCCCTCGGTCTCGGCGCCCTGCAGATCGGGTCCGGGCTGGAGTTCCTCGGCTGGGCCGACAACGTGGGGACGGATCTGCTGGTCGCGATCATCACCGTGCTCACGATCTGCTTCATCGCGTCGGCCGTGTCCGGGCTCGCGCGGGGCGTCCAGGCGCTGGCGAACGTGAACATGTGGCTCGCGGTCGCTCTGGCGGTGTTCGTCTTCGTGGCCGGACCCACCCTGTTCATCCTGAACATGCTCCCGACCGCGCTCGGCGACTACCTCACCGACTACACCGCGATGGCGTCGCGGACGGATGTCTCCGGGGGAGCGGAGATGCAGACGTGGCTGTCGCAGTGGACGATCTTCTACTGGGCCTGGTGGATCTCGTGGACGCCGTTCGTGGGCCTGTTCATCGCGCGGATCAGCCGTGGTCGGACGATCCGTGAGTTCGTGACCGGTGTGCTGCTGGTCCCGTGCCTGGTGAGTCTGGTGTGGTTCGCCATCTTCGGCACCGCGGGGATCGACGCGGAACGCACGAGTGGCGGACTGACCGACGCCGACGGCGCGGTCGACAGCGACTTCGCGCTGTTCCGGCTGCTCGAGCAGTACCCGCTCGAGTCGGTGACCGCCGTCCTCGTGATGCTGCTGGTCGCGATCTTCTTCGTCTCCGGCGCCGACGCGGCGTCGATCGTGATGGGCAGCCTCTCGCAGCACGGCGCCGTCGAGCCGGGCCGCAGCATCGTGGTCTTCTGGGGCGTCGCGACGGGCGCCGTGGCGGCGATCATGCTCGTGCTCGGCGGGGCCGACGCCTTGAACGGCCTGCAGAGCGTCACGGTCGTGACGTCCTTGCCGTTCGCGGTCGTCATGCTGCTGCTGACGATCGCGCTCGCGAAGGACCTCCGCACGGACCGGCTGTCGGTGCGCCGCGACATCGCCTACGAGCTCGTGCGCGAGGCGGTCTCGACCGGGATCGACGAGCACGGGCCGGACTTCGTGATCGCGACGACACCGGTCACCCGCGGTCCGCAGGACCCGGAGCCGAGCGCCCGGCAGGGCCCGTCGCCGGCCGCGCCCGACCCCGAACCCGACGCCGACCCCGGCGACCGCGACGGGCCGGGCTGA
- a CDS encoding cold-shock protein yields MSQGTVKWFNDEKGYGFIAQDGGGDDVFVHYTAISGNGFRTLAENQRVEFDVTQGQKGPQAENVRAI; encoded by the coding sequence ATGTCGCAAGGCACCGTGAAGTGGTTCAACGACGAGAAGGGGTACGGCTTCATCGCCCAGGACGGTGGCGGTGACGACGTGTTCGTCCACTACACCGCGATCTCCGGTAATGGCTTCCGCACGCTGGCCGAGAACCAGCGCGTCGAGTTCGATGTCACCCAGGGTCAGAAGGGTCCGCAGGCGGAGAACGTCCGCGCGATCTGA
- a CDS encoding GAF domain-containing protein, which translates to MAPLDTTIGPATGLDDVRRMHRVRASVLAGRRPEAAPRPLVQASWRRMRSLGVSADGTAANDPLDAYQLEDARHTSALGPMLDRLRTHLRGALEDANMLMVVADTEDRVLWRDGPSVVKRQADALGFVPGSSWSEATVGTNAIGTCSVEQTPVHIHAAEHFAETHTVWTCNAAPLTDPVTGQHLGVVNISARSPIPNPLALTQVALAASLAENELRVAHHERMHRLRNLAAPLLARVDGPALAVTQDGVCAAVSSMAEPGRIELPKDMTPGELLLPNLGHAIAEALPGGWLLRLDDTGTEDTAPTALHLDLSVHPATVEVAGPSSSWKQVLSPRHAEIIVALVRHPEGRTASALADDLFADAARTVTVRAEMSRLRRTLGPVLATMPYRFADHVSVRLTLPDDPSALLPVSSAPAVAALRTDLAGGDAPAAAPGGRHRAY; encoded by the coding sequence ATGGCACCCCTCGACACCACGATCGGTCCCGCGACCGGACTCGACGACGTCCGTCGCATGCACCGCGTCCGCGCGAGCGTGCTCGCAGGTCGTCGGCCCGAGGCGGCGCCGCGGCCGCTGGTCCAGGCCTCGTGGCGACGGATGCGTTCGCTCGGGGTCTCAGCCGACGGGACGGCCGCGAACGACCCGCTCGACGCCTACCAGCTCGAGGACGCCCGACACACCAGCGCGCTCGGCCCGATGCTCGACCGGCTCAGGACCCATCTGCGCGGCGCCCTCGAGGACGCGAACATGCTCATGGTCGTCGCCGACACCGAGGACCGTGTGCTGTGGCGCGACGGGCCGTCGGTCGTGAAGCGTCAGGCCGACGCGCTGGGGTTCGTCCCGGGTTCGTCGTGGTCGGAGGCCACGGTCGGGACCAACGCGATCGGCACCTGCTCCGTCGAGCAGACACCGGTGCACATCCACGCGGCGGAGCACTTCGCCGAGACCCACACGGTCTGGACCTGCAACGCCGCACCCCTGACCGACCCGGTCACCGGTCAGCACCTCGGGGTCGTGAACATCAGCGCCCGCTCACCCATCCCCAACCCGCTCGCGCTCACCCAGGTCGCGCTCGCCGCCTCCCTCGCCGAGAACGAGCTGCGGGTCGCCCATCACGAGCGCATGCACCGGCTGCGCAATCTCGCCGCCCCCCTGCTCGCGCGCGTCGACGGCCCCGCGCTCGCCGTCACGCAGGACGGCGTCTGCGCCGCCGTGTCGTCGATGGCCGAGCCCGGCCGGATCGAGCTTCCGAAGGACATGACGCCGGGAGAGCTGCTGCTTCCCAACCTCGGACACGCGATCGCCGAGGCGCTGCCGGGTGGCTGGCTGCTGCGACTCGACGACACCGGCACCGAGGACACCGCCCCGACCGCGCTGCACCTCGACCTGAGCGTGCACCCCGCGACCGTGGAGGTCGCGGGCCCGTCGTCGTCGTGGAAGCAGGTGCTGAGCCCGCGGCACGCCGAGATCATCGTGGCGCTGGTGCGTCACCCGGAGGGTCGCACCGCCTCGGCCCTCGCCGACGACCTGTTCGCCGACGCTGCGCGCACCGTCACCGTCCGGGCGGAGATGTCGCGTCTGCGGCGTACCCTCGGGCCGGTGCTCGCCACCATGCCGTACCGCTTCGCCGACCACGTGTCCGTCCGGCTGACGCTGCCCGACGACCCGAGCGCCCTGCTCCCGGTCTCGAGCGCCCCAGCGGTCGCAGCACTCCGCACCGACCTGGCCGGCGGTGACGCACCTGCCGCCGCCCCCGGCGGGCGCCACCGCGCGTACTGA
- a CDS encoding pyridoxal phosphate-dependent decarboxylase family protein → MNADEVRERLATLRERDLPTHGGRTLAYVYDSGIAEADELGREALAAYGATNGLDPTAFPSLLAMERDLVAFARPLFHAPDGAVGTVTSGGTESILLAVQAARDAHPDVPDPVMVVPSSIHAAFHKAAHYFGVARVSVPVDPVTKRADVGATDAAIEQHAGRVVLVAASAPSYAHGVIDPIAELAGLAAARGIRFHVDACIGGWVLPWLERAGRVAVPWDFAVDGVTSISADLHKYAYTPKGVSLLLHRDAGLRRPMFFASADWPGYTMLNATLQSTRSGGPLAAAWAVVSFLGDDGYDRLARHAHDGTLRLAEGVAAIEHLDLAAPPDSTLLAVTTDESCDVFTLSDAMLERGWFVQPQMAYGDLPATLHLTISAATADQVGDFLTDLTDAVSEAVAQGPVVVDEQLAAAARAIDVATLDDDAFDGLLQLAGLSGGESGVLALPDRMAAVNALLDVAPPRLREALLVAFLDRLTR, encoded by the coding sequence ATGAACGCCGACGAGGTCCGCGAGCGACTCGCCACCCTGCGCGAGCGCGACCTGCCGACGCACGGCGGCCGCACCCTCGCGTACGTCTACGACTCGGGGATCGCCGAGGCCGACGAGCTCGGGCGCGAGGCGCTCGCCGCGTACGGCGCGACGAACGGGCTCGACCCCACGGCCTTCCCGAGCCTGCTCGCGATGGAGCGCGACCTGGTGGCGTTCGCGCGTCCGCTGTTCCACGCGCCCGACGGCGCGGTCGGCACGGTGACCTCCGGGGGGACGGAGTCGATCCTGCTGGCGGTCCAGGCCGCGCGCGACGCGCACCCGGACGTGCCCGACCCCGTGATGGTGGTGCCGAGCAGCATCCACGCGGCCTTCCACAAGGCGGCGCACTACTTCGGCGTCGCGCGCGTGTCCGTCCCGGTCGACCCGGTGACCAAGCGGGCCGACGTGGGCGCCACGGACGCGGCGATCGAGCAGCACGCAGGACGGGTCGTCCTCGTCGCCGCGTCGGCGCCGTCGTACGCGCACGGCGTGATCGACCCGATCGCCGAGCTGGCCGGGCTGGCCGCCGCGCGGGGGATCCGGTTCCACGTCGACGCCTGCATCGGCGGCTGGGTCCTGCCGTGGCTGGAGCGCGCCGGCCGGGTCGCGGTGCCGTGGGACTTCGCCGTCGACGGCGTCACGAGCATCAGCGCCGACCTGCACAAGTACGCGTACACACCGAAGGGCGTCTCGCTGCTGCTGCACCGAGACGCCGGACTGCGGCGGCCGATGTTCTTCGCGAGCGCCGACTGGCCCGGCTACACGATGTTGAACGCCACGCTCCAGTCCACCCGGTCCGGCGGCCCGCTGGCGGCGGCGTGGGCGGTGGTGTCGTTCCTGGGCGACGACGGCTACGACCGGCTCGCCCGGCACGCCCACGACGGGACGCTGCGCCTCGCCGAGGGCGTCGCGGCGATCGAGCACCTCGACCTGGCGGCGCCGCCCGACTCGACGCTGCTCGCCGTGACCACCGACGAGTCCTGCGACGTGTTCACGCTGTCGGACGCGATGCTCGAGCGCGGATGGTTCGTCCAGCCCCAGATGGCCTACGGCGACCTGCCGGCGACCCTGCACCTCACGATCTCGGCCGCGACCGCCGATCAGGTCGGCGACTTCCTGACCGATCTGACCGACGCCGTCAGCGAGGCGGTCGCCCAGGGTCCGGTGGTCGTCGACGAGCAGCTCGCCGCTGCCGCGCGGGCGATCGACGTCGCCACGCTCGACGACGACGCGTTCGACGGGCTTCTCCAGCTCGCCGGTCTGAGCGGGGGCGAGTCCGGCGTGCTCGCGCTGCCCGACCGGATGGCCGCGGTGAACGCTCTGCTCGACGTGGCCCCGCCGCGGCTGCGCGAGGCGCTGCTGGTCGCCTTCCTGGACCGGCTGACGCGCTGA
- a CDS encoding MFS transporter: MDPEPAGVTPSAAPTPVEPLSPTVRRGYALGSVATGTFGTVPGLLLLPYLTDTLGVAAGLAAVLVFLPKAWDVLLNPVAGRISDRSVSPRGRRRPFLLRAGTALALTFALIFAGPSAPVWLAAGWVVVLFLACASAYAFFQVPYVAMPAEMTLDYGERTRLMTWRVAVLALAILLSGATAPLVVNAVADAWSRLAGYRVMGVYIGLVLLVGVIGAYRGTRDAPDHGVASPSGTTREQLRLVAQSRDFRALLTTFVLQAAGVGAMLAGVAYVASNLLDAGGADSILFVAFVAPALVVTPLWERFARTRGKRAGYLAATAFLGVGAACTFVAISGSAPAAYAAAAIVGIGYAGAQVFPMAMLPDVAADDAARTGQNRTGVFTGVWTAGETLGLALGPGIFGLVLALGGYVSSRDGTAEQPDSAITAIAVGFSFVPAALIALSVVWLLRYRLDDRALRVPAPRRTPDQTDDPKESR; encoded by the coding sequence ATGGACCCCGAGCCCGCCGGCGTCACGCCCTCGGCCGCGCCGACCCCGGTCGAGCCGCTGTCGCCGACCGTTCGACGCGGCTACGCCCTCGGCTCGGTCGCGACGGGCACGTTCGGCACCGTCCCCGGCCTGCTCCTGCTCCCGTACCTGACCGACACCCTCGGGGTCGCGGCCGGGCTGGCCGCGGTCCTGGTCTTCCTGCCGAAGGCGTGGGACGTCCTGCTGAATCCGGTCGCCGGACGGATCAGCGACCGCTCGGTCTCGCCGCGAGGGCGGCGTCGACCGTTCCTGCTGCGTGCGGGGACCGCCCTCGCGCTGACCTTCGCGCTGATCTTCGCGGGCCCGTCCGCTCCGGTGTGGCTGGCGGCCGGGTGGGTCGTGGTGCTGTTCCTCGCCTGCGCGAGCGCGTACGCCTTCTTCCAGGTCCCCTACGTCGCGATGCCGGCGGAGATGACTCTCGACTACGGCGAGCGGACGCGGTTGATGACCTGGAGGGTCGCGGTGCTCGCGCTCGCGATCCTGCTCTCCGGCGCGACGGCGCCCCTCGTCGTCAACGCGGTCGCCGACGCCTGGAGCCGGCTCGCCGGCTACCGCGTGATGGGGGTCTACATCGGGCTCGTCCTTCTCGTCGGCGTGATCGGCGCGTACCGCGGGACCCGGGACGCCCCGGACCACGGCGTCGCCTCCCCGTCCGGGACGACGCGCGAGCAGCTGCGCCTCGTCGCGCAGTCGCGCGACTTCCGGGCGCTGCTGACCACGTTCGTCCTCCAGGCGGCCGGGGTGGGCGCGATGCTGGCCGGCGTCGCCTACGTCGCCTCGAACCTGCTGGACGCGGGCGGCGCCGACTCGATCCTGTTCGTCGCGTTCGTGGCGCCGGCGCTCGTCGTGACCCCGCTGTGGGAACGGTTCGCGCGCACCCGTGGCAAGCGTGCCGGATACCTCGCGGCGACCGCGTTCCTCGGCGTCGGTGCGGCCTGCACGTTCGTGGCGATCAGCGGCAGCGCGCCTGCCGCCTACGCCGCGGCGGCGATCGTCGGCATCGGCTACGCCGGCGCGCAGGTGTTCCCGATGGCCATGCTTCCCGACGTCGCGGCCGACGACGCGGCGCGGACCGGCCAGAACCGTACGGGTGTCTTCACCGGTGTGTGGACCGCGGGGGAGACCCTCGGTCTCGCGCTCGGGCCGGGGATCTTCGGACTCGTCCTCGCACTCGGCGGGTACGTCTCGTCACGCGACGGGACCGCCGAGCAGCCGGACTCCGCGATCACCGCGATCGCGGTCGGCTTCTCGTTCGTCCCCGCGGCGCTGATCGCTCTGAGCGTCGTGTGGCTGCTGCGCTACCGGCTCGACGACCGGGCGTTGCGCGTCCCCGCTCCCCGGCGCACCCCCGACCAGACCGACGACCCGAAGGAGTCCCGATGA
- a CDS encoding aminobutyraldehyde dehydrogenase — MDTIDGLFVAGERRVGTGREATLTDPADGTASAVVTQAAADQVDAAVAAARGAFAGWAGATAGERARVLLRLADLMEAHAEELTALEVGDSGKPVAVFADGELPFAADNLRFFAGAARSLEGTGAGVLSSGYTSMLVRRPVGVVGAVAPWNFPLVMAVWKLGPALAAGNTMVLKPAPSTPRSTLRLAELAIEAGLPAGVLNVVTGDAEIGEALVEHDDVAMVSITGSSRAGRAVMTAAAATTKRVHLELGGKAPALVFADADVAAVAQGLAMAATYNSGQDCTAATRLYVERSVYDAVTAAVADRMGAITVGDPRDPASDIGPLVSPEHRDRVHGFVERALGSGARALCGGTRPDGPGAYYPPTLLVGAAQDSEIVQQEVFGPVLVALPFDGEDEAVALANDSAYGLASSVWTGDVARALRLSHRIEAGVTWVNDHLPIASEAPHGGVKGSGFGKDMSHEAVLEYTVTQHVMVKHAPSVAHDSFRPA; from the coding sequence ATGGACACGATCGACGGACTGTTCGTCGCGGGGGAGCGCCGCGTCGGGACCGGACGCGAGGCCACGCTGACCGACCCGGCCGACGGCACCGCGTCCGCGGTCGTCACCCAGGCCGCCGCGGACCAGGTCGACGCAGCGGTGGCCGCGGCCCGTGGGGCGTTCGCCGGGTGGGCCGGTGCGACGGCCGGGGAGCGTGCGCGTGTGCTCCTGCGGCTGGCCGACCTGATGGAGGCTCACGCCGAGGAGCTGACCGCGCTGGAGGTCGGCGACTCGGGCAAGCCGGTGGCGGTGTTCGCCGACGGTGAGCTCCCGTTCGCGGCCGACAACCTGCGGTTCTTCGCCGGTGCGGCACGCTCGCTCGAGGGCACCGGCGCCGGTGTGCTGAGCAGCGGCTACACCTCGATGCTGGTGCGGCGCCCGGTCGGGGTGGTCGGCGCCGTCGCGCCGTGGAACTTCCCGCTGGTGATGGCGGTCTGGAAGCTCGGACCCGCGCTGGCCGCCGGCAACACGATGGTGCTGAAGCCGGCACCGAGCACGCCGCGCAGCACCCTGCGGCTGGCCGAGCTGGCGATCGAGGCGGGCTTGCCCGCCGGGGTGCTCAACGTGGTGACCGGCGACGCCGAGATCGGTGAGGCCCTGGTCGAGCACGACGACGTCGCGATGGTCTCGATCACCGGATCCAGCCGCGCCGGCCGGGCCGTGATGACGGCCGCGGCCGCCACGACCAAGCGGGTCCACCTCGAGCTCGGCGGCAAGGCGCCGGCGCTGGTCTTCGCCGACGCCGACGTGGCCGCGGTGGCGCAGGGCCTGGCGATGGCGGCGACGTACAACTCGGGGCAGGACTGCACCGCGGCGACCCGGCTGTACGTCGAGCGCTCGGTCTACGACGCCGTGACCGCCGCCGTCGCGGACCGGATGGGCGCGATCACCGTCGGCGACCCGCGCGACCCCGCGAGCGACATCGGTCCCCTCGTGTCGCCGGAGCACCGCGACCGCGTCCACGGCTTCGTCGAGCGTGCCCTGGGCTCCGGCGCGAGGGCGCTGTGCGGGGGGACGCGCCCCGACGGCCCCGGCGCGTACTACCCGCCGACCCTGCTCGTCGGAGCCGCGCAGGACTCCGAGATCGTCCAGCAGGAGGTCTTCGGGCCGGTCCTGGTGGCGCTGCCCTTCGACGGCGAGGACGAGGCCGTCGCGCTCGCGAACGACTCGGCGTACGGCCTGGCGTCGTCGGTGTGGACGGGGGACGTGGCGCGGGCGCTGCGGCTGTCGCACCGGATCGAGGCCGGGGTCACCTGGGTGAACGACCATCTGCCGATCGCATCGGAGGCGCCGCACGGTGGCGTCAAGGGAAGCGGTTTCGGCAAGGACATGAGCCACGAGGCCGTGCTCGAGTACACGGTCACCCAGCACGTCATGGTCAAGCACGCGCCGTCGGTCGCGCACGACTCCTTCCGACCCGCCTGA
- a CDS encoding NAD(P)/FAD-dependent oxidoreductase yields MSDLDALVGRALADAAPAPYWTDRPGAPEPTEPVRGTLRADLAVVGGGLTGIWSAILAKEADPSCDVVLLEAGTIAHGASGRNGGFVSDSLTHGLAHGRQMWPDELDELVRLGRANVAAIADTLEREQIDADLRMCGKTMVATRPHEVDALAGAHALAREHGEDAELLDADAVRKDVDSPTYLAGLRMRSGGGLVDPARLVWGLTAYARRLGVRIHEHSAVRSLERNGAGVALRTTGGRVVARSAVLGTNAFPPLLRRIRSFVIPVYDHVLVTEPLSAEQLGAIGWTENQGLTDAGNQFHYYRRTPDDRILFGGYDAIYYYGGRVDAALEQREASHRLLARHLYATFPVLRGIGFTHRWAGVIDTTSRFTPMFGTALGGRVAYAVGYTGLGVASTRFGAQVALDLLDGRPTERTRLDAITSRPFPFPPEPLRYGAVQVMRGRLAAEDETGRRGATLRLLDRFGVGFNS; encoded by the coding sequence GTGAGCGACCTCGACGCCCTCGTGGGCCGCGCGCTGGCCGACGCGGCCCCGGCGCCGTACTGGACCGATCGCCCGGGTGCCCCGGAGCCGACCGAGCCGGTGCGCGGCACCCTGCGCGCCGACCTCGCGGTCGTCGGCGGCGGGCTGACCGGGATCTGGTCGGCGATCCTCGCGAAGGAGGCCGACCCGTCCTGCGACGTCGTGCTGCTCGAGGCGGGCACGATCGCGCACGGCGCCAGCGGCCGCAACGGCGGCTTCGTCTCCGACTCGCTCACCCACGGCCTGGCGCACGGCCGGCAGATGTGGCCCGACGAGCTCGACGAGCTGGTGCGCCTGGGCCGCGCGAACGTCGCGGCGATCGCGGACACGCTGGAGCGCGAGCAGATCGACGCCGACCTGCGGATGTGTGGCAAGACCATGGTCGCGACCCGCCCGCACGAGGTCGACGCGCTGGCCGGTGCGCACGCGCTCGCGCGCGAGCACGGCGAGGACGCCGAGCTGCTGGACGCCGACGCCGTCCGCAAGGACGTGGACTCGCCGACCTACCTCGCGGGCTTGCGGATGCGCTCCGGCGGTGGGCTGGTCGACCCGGCCCGCCTCGTCTGGGGCCTGACCGCGTACGCCCGCAGGCTCGGCGTCCGCATCCACGAGCACAGCGCCGTGCGCTCGCTCGAGCGCAACGGCGCGGGCGTCGCGCTGCGCACCACCGGCGGGCGCGTCGTCGCCCGGTCAGCCGTCCTCGGGACCAACGCGTTCCCTCCGCTGCTGAGGCGCATCCGCAGCTTCGTGATCCCGGTCTACGACCACGTGCTCGTCACCGAGCCGCTGAGCGCCGAGCAGCTCGGCGCGATCGGATGGACCGAGAACCAGGGACTCACCGACGCCGGCAACCAGTTCCACTACTACCGGCGCACCCCGGACGACCGGATCCTGTTCGGTGGGTACGACGCGATCTACTACTACGGCGGACGGGTCGACGCGGCGCTGGAGCAGCGTGAGGCGTCCCACCGGCTGCTGGCACGGCACCTGTACGCGACCTTCCCGGTGCTGCGCGGGATCGGCTTCACCCACCGGTGGGCCGGCGTGATCGACACGACCAGCCGTTTCACCCCGATGTTCGGGACCGCGCTGGGCGGCAGGGTCGCGTACGCCGTCGGCTACACGGGACTCGGGGTGGCCTCGACGCGCTTCGGGGCTCAGGTCGCCCTGGACCTGCTCGACGGGCGGCCGACCGAGCGGACCCGGTTGGACGCGATCACGTCACGGCCGTTCCCGTTCCCGCCCGAGCCGCTGCGCTACGGCGCGGTGCAGGTGATGCGCGGACGACTGGCAGCCGAGGACGAGACGGGCCGACGCGGCGCCACGCTGCGGCTGCTCGACCGGTTCGGCGTCGGTTTCAACAGCTGA